Proteins from a genomic interval of Oncorhynchus nerka isolate Pitt River linkage group LG13, Oner_Uvic_2.0, whole genome shotgun sequence:
- the LOC115126719 gene encoding heat shock protein beta-8-like — protein sequence MAEDFYTLGTLGSRQRVPRDPFRESPSLASRFMDDDFGMSAFPEDMSMDWPGWARPSRLSTRLSAPFTGTLRTGFPPTRASTGQPPVYSTRYSESPRSSPTQTPGEPWKVCVNVHSFKPEELNIKTKDGFVEVSGKHEEKQEEGGIVTKNFTKKIQIPTDVDPVTVFASLSPEGVLIIEARQSPPYYLFSNEGPQGEMEEASQSQEARPQEAAMV from the exons ATGGCAGAAGACTTCTACACTCTGGGAACGCTGGGGAGTAGGCAGAGGGTCCCCCGAGACCCTTTCAGAGAGAGTCCGTCACTGGCCTCTCGGTTTATGGACGATGACTTTGGGATGTCCGCTTTCCCTGAAGACATGTCAATGGACTGGCCCGGTTGGGCCCGGCCTAGCCGGCTCAGCACGCGGCTTTCCGCACCATTCACGGGCACTCTGCGCACAGGGTTTCCACCAACGCGTGCATCAACTGGGCAGCCGCCTGTGTACAGCACGAGATACAGCGAGTCCCCCCGCAGCTCTCCGACCCAGACGCCGGGAGAGCCGTGGAAAGTTTGTGTGAACGTCCACAGCTTCAAACCAGAGGAACTTAACATCAAAACCAAAGATGGGTTTGTAGAAGTATCAG GGAAACATGAAGAGAAGCAGGAGGAAGGAGGCATCGTGACAAAGAACTTCACAAAGAAGATACA gatTCCAACCGACGTTGACCCTGTGACGGTCTTCGCCTCCTTGTCACCAGAGGGGGTGTTGATCATCGAGGCGCGGCAGAGCCCTCCCTACTACCTCTTCAGTAACGAAGGTccccagggagagatggaggaggccAGCCAGAGCCAAGAGGCCAGGCCCCAGGAGGCCGCCATGGTCTAG